The Phalacrocorax carbo chromosome 28, bPhaCar2.1, whole genome shotgun sequence genome segment TGGGGGGCTGTGCCAGTCCCCGTGTGTgtgccctgtgtccctgctAGCCCCTGGTATCCTCGCTCCCCTGTGCCAGCGCCCTCCGGGACCCCTGGGACGGACCTCATGAGTTCTGCTTTGCCCCATCTCCTCCCTGATGCTCCTGGGTTTGGCCCTGCGGCtccggggctggcggggaggTTCGTGCCTTCATCCCCTCGCAGCCGCGGCTCGGCCCCGGTCCGCCGCGGGGGCTGGCGCCggtgggggcggcggcggcccctgCTCCGGCCCCTCGGCTGTTGCTGTGCCCGAGGTCAAGCTGCCTCCGGCTTTTATTTAAGGAATAAATGAAGTTTTGCTCCGTGTCCCCGTGCGCTGCAgaggggagcgggagggagcgccggggcgggggagggcaCCGGAGCCTCCCGGCGGGGCGGACCGCACTACGGCTCCCGGCGTgctgcggggcgggcgcggcggcggcgggagcgcgccCGGAGCTGCCCTACGCCGAGGGCgcgcccgctccgccgcccgcctcctgctgcagccgcGGGCGCGGCCACCGGGCTGCGGCCCCGCCGcaccggccccggcggggcggggatcCCGGAGGCAGCcgccggggctcggcggggggGCGATGCTCGGCCGCGCTCCGCGCAGCATCCCGCCGCCCGGGCGTCCCCGCCAGCAGCTCCGCGcggcgccggggctgggggccgcggggcggcgAGCCCGCCGGtagcggccggggccgggggcgctcCCGGCAGCGGGATCCCCCCCCCCTCTCCGCCCCCGCGGGCGCCCCGGCCCCTGCGCCCGCTGCCCGCGGACGATGCTCCTGGGCGGCGGCCGGACCTTCGCCCGCTGCCCGGCCCGCGGCTCCCGACTGCCGGCGCTGCCCCGGGGACCGGCGGCCTGGCTCGGGCGCCGCGTCCCGGGCGGCGGTTCTCGGCCTCGGCAGGGCGGCATGACCCCCCGGCGGGGGCCCGGCGCTCGAGGGACGGCGAGAAAGGAGCAAGCTCCGGGGCCACGCTCGGCCTCCGGCCGGGAGCCCTAGGCCAGCTCTCTGGCCGGGATGCGAAGGTACCGGTGAGGCCGGTTCTGTTCCCAGGACACCCCGCGGAGCTTCTGGGGACCCCGGGTCCCGTGTGGCGGCGGGCGCTGCCCGAAGCACCCATCCCAGGGGACAGGGAAGAGCCGCCGTCAGCATCCTCCGGGAGGTGGAAGGTGGAGCCCGGCCCGTTCCCGCAGAGCATCCGTTCCTGCTTCCCCCGGGCCGGCCCCGTCCTGGCGCGGTGCCACCGGCTGCCCCGGGGCCCTGGGGCCGGCCGCCCCTGCTCGCCACCCGGGGCAGCCATGCCCTCCCCCAGCGACTCCAGCCGCTCGCTGACCGGCCGCACATCCCGCAGCCTCACCCACCTTCGTGTCCGGCGGACCTGGCTGCAgatcctgctggtgctgggcttcATCCAAGTGATCCTGGGTGTCCTGATTGTCACCTTCAGCCTGGTGGCAGCCACCATCACGCCCTCTGCCAAGATCCGGCACTCCTGCCCGTCTTGGGCAGGCTTCTCGGTGAGTCTGGGGCCGGGGGAGCATGTGGAGGGGTCTGGCACAGAACTGCTCTGCTGGGTCCATACAGCTCCCTGGATGCTGAATTTGCTGCCAGTCCCAGGAGAGTGTAGCCCCGCTGCTCCCCCACCATCTGCCCGTGGCTGCCGTGGTGCATTGTGGGAGAATCCTGGGGGTTCCCTCAGGGTGACTGTGTGAGGGATGGGGACCCCCGGAGCGGTGGGGGGCGGTTATCTGGAGTGTGCGTTGAGGTGACAAACCCTGAGCAGGTTTGTGCAGCcgcaggcagggagggctgtGTGGGGTGCTGCAGTGGTGACAGGGCGGGGGAccgggcagccctgccctgctcccgaGCCAAGCGGCAGGATGCTTTGCCTGCCGTGTACATGGGGTGAGGGCAGGATTCTGGCAGGCCTGGGGTCCCCTGCAGGAACCCCATGGCACAGATGCCAGCCCAGGTTCACTGCCCGGCGTGGAGCTGCCTGCAGTCCCCAGGCTCTCCAGTGCCCTGAATCAGCAGTTTCTCCAGGCTTGTGGAGCTGAGGCTGCCCCTACGGCCCTGAGGCTCCTGGGCTGGCTCCAGGCCTGCAGGGCTTGGGGGGGCTCTGACCAAGCGCAGGTGCTGCTCAGGGCCCCACTGCCTGGCAGAGACCCCTCCCCGTCCTCATTCCTGGGCTTGTGCTTCTGTAGCTGGCTCTGTCTGGGCTCGTCGGCATCGTCTCCTGGAAGCGGCCACTCACCCTGGTGGTAGGTGTTGGGAGGGGGTCCAGGCCGGGGAAGGCAGCGTGGGGGGACCATGCAGCCCACATACCCCCAGATGTGCAGCCACATGTGTTGGCTCCCTGCTCTGCAACCCTGCCCGGCTGGCaacccctctcctccctgctgcagatCACCTTCTTCACATTGCTGTCGGTGCTGGGCGTCATGCTGAGCCTCGCCGGGTCCATCCTGTCCTGCCAGAACGCACAGCTGGTGAAGTCCCTGGAGGCCTGTGAGAGGGTGAGGCTGGCTGGGGGCGGCTGCAGTGCTCCCGCATGCCCAGGCAGCTCAATGCACCTCGTCCCTGGCTGCAGGGCTCTAGGGACATGGGGAGCTGTGGAGCAGGGGGCTGGTGGCGGGAGGCATGGGTGGCTCTCAGGGGAGGGCATGGCATCTGGAGGTCCCTCATGGTGTTCCTTGTCCCCAGGAGAGGGACTCATGTGTCTGCTGCCAGGCCCACTCAGAGCCTCTGCCGgcctcctgcagccagcagagcgAGATGCTGACCATGTTCCCCAACCCTGACTGCTGGAGCATCCGTGTGGCACTGAAGGTTGGGGatccgggggggccgggggctcccTGGGAAGGGGCCATCCACCCTGCCATGCTCTGTGGGCATCTGCAGctcaccctgctcctccccaggaTCTCCTCTTCAGCGTCTGCGGCTTGACTATCTTCTCCACCATCATCTGCACGCTCTCTGCTGTTGTGTGCTGCATCCAGATCTTGTCCCTTGACATCGTCCATGTGGTGAGTCCCAGCCCTGGCCCAGGAGCAGACAGGGCAGGGGACCAGCTctcacaggctggggggggcccaGGATGCCAGAGCAGGTCCTGGCCCCAGCTGGATGTAGATTAAGTCCCAGGACACACGTCCCTTGCTGGATCTCTGAGCAGGGGGTCCcagctctccctcctctccctgcagctggtcCCTCAGCGCTCAAGCTCTGTGACACTGGAATGCACGTCCCCCCCCAACACCTTTCTGCAGAGCATGATGGACTTCGAGGAGTTCGTGCCCCCAGTGCCGCCACCCCCCTACTACCCGCCCGAGTACACCTGCAGTTCCGAGACTGATGCGCAGAGGTACCCTGCTGGGAGCGGGGCCACCGTGGTGCAGGAGTGGGGGGCCCATTGCCCCCAGGCAGGCTTCAACCCACCCAACACGGCTTTTCTGCTCTTGCTTCCGCAGCATCACCTACAATGGCTCCATGgacagccctgtgcccctctACCCAACTGACTTCCCCCCTTCCTATGAGACAGTGATGGGGCTGCGAGGCGACAGCCAGGTGGGAGACGgtggggctgcgggcaggggatGGCCAGGCAGCGCTgggctcctgctctgcccaaGCCCTGACTGCACTGTCCCACAGGCCACCTTGTTTGACTCGCAGCTGACGGACGGCTCGCACGCCTGCACCTGCGACCGTGTCCCCTCCATCGTGCTCAGCGGAGAAGGTGAGCGTGCGCCATAGGCGCACCTCGGGCTGGGAGCATCAGCAGGATGGGAGAGGGGCCGCGGGGGGACCAGCTCTTCACCCACGCCCACTCTGCTGCTTGCAGTGTCTATGGACAGCGGGTCCCTGATCATGTCTGAGATCATGGACATCCCCGGGGACAGCAGCCCCTCGGAGGACTCGTgcctgctggagctgcagggctcCATGCGCTCCGTGGACTACGTCCTCTTCCGCTCCATCCAGCGCAGCCGCGCGGACTACTGCCTGAGCGTGGACTGCGTGCAGTGCAGCCACCACGCGCGCAGCCCCACGCTGGGCTTGCAGGGGCCCTTCGAGGAGGTGCCACAGCCCCGGGTGCGGGGGGAGCGCTCCTACTCCTGCTccacagcagagcccagccaCAACGGCATCTTGGTGGGGGGAGCCGTGACCCACAGCTGCAATCGCCTGGAGGGGCTGGCCCGCTGCGTTGGCCCCTGCTTCCCCGAGGTGCGGCTCAAGGAGAAGGGCTCACTGCAGGGCCGTGGGGGTGGCTGCCCCACGGGGCCCGGCGCTGGGCGCCTCTGCCACCCACGACGCAACAGCGAGACCTCCTGCCCCTcatccccagccccggggctgAGCCAGCGCCTGCTCATGAGGTCACACAGTGACCCCGGTGTCCTAACAGCCGGTGATGCTGGTAGGTGGCAATGGCTGCATGTCGGGGATGTGCATATGGCTGTGTCTGACCGGTGCAGCTGGGATGTGCCACAGGTCTTGGATGTATTTCTCCATGGCCTGGCAGGATTAGAGCGAGTCTGAGGTGGGCAGCTGTCCCAGGGGAATTGGGGGGGTACAggtgggggctgctgggctgggaggaggtgggtACTGGGCGGGTTGTGCTGCTGGGACTGGTGCTGGGGGCGCTGCCAAAGCCTCAGCATGCTCTTTCCGTTCCCAGCAGATTTCAGGGAAGTAATTTATACCAAAGCACTGGACGACACCATGTCCAACTCCTCTGCGGATGCAGGTCAGGGCACTGGGTTGTACAGGGATATACAGAGAAGTGGGGAGGGTGTGGGGAATGCTTCTGCAGCCCTTTGGGGATTGGACTCACCCCATTGGGGCTGGGACACTGGAGACCTGTGGTGGGTACCCTTCCCACCAGATGGGGAGATGGGACCCCCAGAGGCCGCAGGACAGGTCCCACTGGGAGCAGTGTCCTGGCATCTGATGGCAGCATCCCCACAGGGCTGTGCTCGGAGGCCTGCCTGCTCCGCCGTTCGCACTGTGACTCCCCCTTGCTGCTCCGGGCTGGCTCGGCAGGGAAGAGCAAGCTGCTGCCCTCCAAGAAGGTGACGCAGCAGCTGTCAAAGACGACGACCCGCTCCCTGGGGGACCTGAAGGTCTGCCGGGGCACCCGTGGGCTAGTGGCCAGGTTCCTGCAGAGACCCAAgcgcagcccagcagctggtgtgGAGGTGCCTGGGCACAGCTCCCAGGGTCACAAGCAGGTGAGCTTTGGCAGCCACCATGCCCAAGGGGACAGGGCAGCTCCCCTTTCCCGGGGAGACCCACCCACACCCTCTCCTACCCTCTGGTCCCCACCAGCACCTTCACGTTAGCCCTTCTGGGGTCTCCGTTCCCCTGCCATGCACCCCATGGTGTGGGCACCCCAGCTGtaggcaggggctgcaggcagaaCCTCCTTCCTTCAGCACTGTCCTCGCCCAGCCCTTCTTGGCGTAACAGCCCCTTTCTCTTGGCCCCCACCATAGCTCCGAGTGGGAAAATCATTTGTGTCGCAACGGCTTTGGCTTTGGCCCTGAGTCACCACAGCCCGGAGGCAGTCGCTGGGATATCCCAGCCTTGGTTTACGGGATGCTGGAGACCTTGCACAGCCCAGGAGGCCCTGACAGGAACCCCTCCTTAATGACAGCATATGCGCGTGACAAACAGTTCCGCCATCCCTCGCCACCCCTGCTGTCCTGTCCTGCATGTCTGCCTGGCTGGCCCTAGAGCACAGGCCATCCCGTGGGGAGGTGAGcgtggggtgctgtgggcaggggtgCCACCTGCGCAGCTGCAGCCTGTCCCTGTGGGGTTGCAGGTTCCCTGGAGTGCCTGGCCGGGAGCAGAGCGGTCCCATGAAGGCATCCACCTGCAGAGCTGCGGGGACCTGAGCTCGACCTCATCCCTGCGCCGGCTCCTGTCCGCCCGCCGGCTGGAGCGCAGCCGCCCGCGGAGCCTCAGCGGGACCTGCAAGGAGAGCGTCCTCTGACTGTGCTCCCCCAGCCACGGCGCAGCCTCTGCGGGGACCCTCCCAGCGTCCTGGTGCAGAGATGGGTGTCCCACTCCGGGCCATGGCCCTCAGACATTGCTGCTGCCCTGCGGGGCTGGGCCATGcgctgctgccctggggcctCTTcagagccccttccccaggcagggccagggcaaGGGGCTGGTCCCCTGGGGTGTCTGCTGGGGGGCTGAGGTGGCCACGCCTgtcccctgccctgtcccctgtGCCGGCTGtgcctgtccctgtgccagCCATGCCTCTGCCCTGGGATGGCCGtgcctgtcccctgccctgcccccctTGCGCTGGCTGTGCCTGTCCCCCGCCCTGTCCCCTGTGCCAGCCGTGCCTGTACCCGGGGGCGGCCACGCctgtcccctgtgtcccccccctgccccgcaCCGGCCGTGCCTGTCGTCCCCCGACCCACCGTGCCTGTCCCCCGTCTCCCCCCTCACCGGCCGTGCCTGTCGCCCGCGCCAGCTGCGCCCGCCCCTTGCCCAGCCCCTCCGCCCCGGCCCGCACCGGCCGTGCCCGGTCCCCGGTCCCTCGCGCTGGCCGTGCCCgctccctcgcccggctgcgcCCGGGGACGCGCTGCGGGGCCGGTCCCGCGGCGCTCGCAGCCGCGCTGCCCCTCGCTAGAGACCGAATAAAGGTGGtcgccgcccgcccggggccCAGCGGCCGGTGGCGCCgaggggaaggggcggggcggggcgggcgggtcAGCTGACCGGTCACGTGAGCGGCGGGGTGGGGCACCGGGCGCCCGGGTCCCCGGTGGCGGGtccgcgcggggcggggggcggcgagCACGCAGCGCGTTGCCCCAGCGGGACGGCGCCCGGTGCCCGCCTGCGCCCCCCGGGGTCCCGCCGGGCAGGGGGCGAGCGGCCCCGCCGGCAGGGCGGCTCCCCCGGGTCTGCGGCGCCGTTACCGTCGCTGGGGTAGGGCCGGGCCCCGGTTGAGCAAGACGGCGGGagcgggcccggcccgcccaGTGCCGGTGCCGCTCTTGCACCGGCGCCCCGGGCGTGGGCGGGACGGGAAGCACGGGAGCCCTTAAAGGCGAGGCCGGCagcggccccggggctgcggggtaGGCCGGGCAGGCAGCGCGGTCGGCACCGGCTGAGGGTGCCACCGGGACGGGAGGCTTCGACGGTGTGGCTGCTTGCAGGCCCTgcgccccgggccccgccgggggCCACAGCGAGGCCATGGGGGCGACCGGCGCCCTGGGctggcggctgctgctgctgctgctggccgcGCACCGGGCCGCAGGTgagcgcgggggcggcggcagtggggtgggggtgcccGAGGGGCCGGGGGCAGCGCCGGACCCGGGGTGCCCGGGGAGGTGACGGGGTGCGGAGCACgggggcagaggcagcaccCCGCGGCAAGCCCACCTGTCCCCCACCCTGGGATGGGAGAGCTCTGGCAGGGACCCGCCCCCGTGCCggcagctgcccccaccctgcccgtgccccccaggcgcccagccctgcagccccaagTACTTTGGCCGTGATGCCATGGTGTGCGTCTGCAATGCCACGTACTGCGACACGCTGGACCCCGTGGTCCTGCCGGCCCCGGGCACCTACGTCAAGTACGAGAGCAGCAAGGCCGGCAAGCGGCTGGAGCGCAGCGAGGGGAGCTTCCAGCGCGTCCTCCACGCCCCAGGTACTTGCTGTGGCCGGCAGAGACAGGCTGGACCCTGCCTGCGACCTGCTGTCACACCGCCTTCTCTCCGTACAGATCTTGTCCTGACTGTGGACACGACGCAGCGGTACCAGAAGGTGAAGGGATTTGGTGGCTCCATGACCGACGCAGCTGCTATAAACATCCTTTCCCTGCCAGAAACAGCCCAGGATCACCTGCTGCGCTCATACTTTTCTGAGGAAGGTGAGAACAtcaggggaggtgggagggttGGTGATGGAGACCACATGGGCCTCTGCCTAGGAGCTGGCAGGGCTTGAAGTTCTCCTGTCTCCTTGCCCACCTCTGCCCATCCCACCCCACTGTGCTTGACAGGGCTGGAGTACAACCTTGTCCGGCTCCCTATGGCCAGCTGCGACTTCTCCCTCCATGCCTACACCTACGACGATGTTCCCTTTGACTATGAGCTCACCCACTTCAGCCTGCGAGATGAGGACGTGAAGCTGAAGGTGAATGGTGGGAGGGAGCCGGGGGGTgggaaggtggtggtgggggtaCATGGGCTCAGCTCAGGTGGTCCCTCTGTCCCCTCCTGCAGATACCCCTCCTGCATCGAGCTTTGGCCATGAGCAAGCGGCCGCTGTCGCTGTACGCCAGCCCCTGGACCTCCCCAACCTGGATGAAGACCAGCGAATCCTTTGTGGGGAAGGGCACACtgaaggggcaggcaggggacaaGTACCACAAGACCTGGGCGAATTACTTCGTACGGTAAGTAGTGCCAGGGGTGAGAGGATGGGGGGATGCCCAGGGGATCCTTAGCAGTGGCATTGAGGAGACCCCATGGCTCACCCCTCTCCCGTGTGCCCAGGTTCCTGGATGAGTACGCCAAGCACAACCTGACCTTCTGGGCAGTGACGGCGGAGAACGAGCCCTCAGCCGGGCTGATCAACAACTACCCCTTTCAGTGCCTGGGCTtcacagctgagcagcagcggGACTTCATCGCGCGAGACCTGGGCCCTGCGCTGGCCAACAGCTCCCACCAGCACGTCCAGCTCATCATCCTGGATGACAACCGGCTCCACCTCCCGCACTGGGCCAAAGTGGTGAGTGCGCCAGCAGGGCGAGCTGGGGCAGAGCCGCAGCCCCTCTGGTGCACCACGTCCCGGCAGAGGACTCAGCGCCACTTCCTGGGCTGAGGCGGTGGCTCTGCCCCACAGAACCCAGTggtgcctgattttttttctccctgctagGTTCTGGAGGATGAAGAGGCAGCTCGCTACGTCCACGGTATCGGCATCCACTGGTACCTGGACTTCATCGGTCCCATACAGGACACAGTGGTGCCCACTCATGAGCTCTTCCCTGACTACTACATCCTGGCCACAGAGGCGTGCATCGGGGCCCACTTCTGGGAGAGGGACGTGATCCTGGGCTGCTGGGAGCGGGGAAACCAGTACAGCCACAGCATCCTGACGGTGAGGCCCCCATGTCACCCTGTGCAGTGACTCCCGGAGAGGGCTGCCGGTGCACTCCCTCTCCCGTGGGCACCCCGCTCCTTGGGCAGACGTGTGGGCTGACCTGTTGCAGAACCTGAACCACTTTGTGGTCGGCTGGACCGACTGGAACCTGGCCCTGGACCTGGAGGGGGGCCCCAACTGGGTCAAGAACTATGTGGACAGCCCTGTCATCGTGGACACCAGTGAAGGCATCTTCTACAAGCAGCCCATGTTCTACCACCTGGGGCATTTCAGGTGGGTCAGGGTCCCCCATCATGCTCTCAACTGTCTGGGCTCCAGCTCCATGGTTTTAGTAGTGCCTTGTCaagaggggagcagggcaggtTTGTCAGGAGAGGAGCTCTTCTGGGGTCTGACTCGCTTCATGGGGTTGCTTCTTGTTTGTGCTCATGCAGTAAGTTCATCCCTGAGGGCTCCCAGCGTGTGGGGCTCGTCGCTTCCAAAGAGTCCAAGAAGATGGACCTGGAGTACACGGCTTTCTTGCGCCCCGACGGTgccgtggtggtggtggttctGAACCGGTGAGTGTTGCAGCCCGGCCCACAAGCATGAGACCCCGTCCTGCTGGGCCTTGTGCACTACTGGTGCTCcggagctgctgcagggctgacCCCGCTGCTCCTCACCCTCCAGGTCCCCGCAGAATGTCACCTTCGGGCTGGCTGATACGGTTGGCCTCATCACAGCCGTGGCTCCGGCCAGCTCCATCCAGACCTACCTCTGGCAGCGGCAGTGACAGGGCTGGGGCGCCCGTGGCTGGCCAGGGGCCGGGCCGAGCGAGCcaggagagcagccctgtgctgcctgtggGCTTGGAGCTGGAAGCGCAGAGGAGGTGGCTCACCACTGTCTTCACCATGACGGAGCTGAGCGCTCGGGCAAGCTGGAGGAGTGAGCTGGGCCAGGGAGTGCTGTGCGTGCACAGGAGGGCCGGGGGCTCCAGCACCCCTCCAGGTGGAGATCCCACAGGCTGTGAACgctgttttctgctgctttgatATTAAATGCTGATGCTGCCTCTCTGTCTGCGGCCAGAAGAGAAACGTCCAGgtccctcccctgctcccaggcaCTGAGGCTGGGTCCTGCCCAGGCACGGAGCCCGCAGGAGTCCCAAGAGCAGTGCAGAGCA includes the following:
- the GBA1 gene encoding lysosomal acid glucosylceramidase isoform X1, with the protein product MGATGALGWRLLLLLLAAHRAAGAQPCSPKYFGRDAMVCVCNATYCDTLDPVVLPAPGTYVKYESSKAGKRLERSEGSFQRVLHAPDLVLTVDTTQRYQKVKGFGGSMTDAAAINILSLPETAQDHLLRSYFSEEGLEYNLVRLPMASCDFSLHAYTYDDVPFDYELTHFSLRDEDVKLKIPLLHRALAMSKRPLSLYASPWTSPTWMKTSESFVGKGTLKGQAGDKYHKTWANYFVRFLDEYAKHNLTFWAVTAENEPSAGLINNYPFQCLGFTAEQQRDFIARDLGPALANSSHQHVQLIILDDNRLHLPHWAKVVLEDEEAARYVHGIGIHWYLDFIGPIQDTVVPTHELFPDYYILATEACIGAHFWERDVILGCWERGNQYSHSILTNLNHFVVGWTDWNLALDLEGGPNWVKNYVDSPVIVDTSEGIFYKQPMFYHLGHFSKFIPEGSQRVGLVASKESKKMDLEYTAFLRPDGAVVVVVLNRSPQNVTFGLADTVGLITAVAPASSIQTYLWQRQ
- the ENTREP3 gene encoding protein ENTREP3 isoform X2, yielding MPSPSDSSRSLTGRTSRSLTHLRVRRTWLQILLVLGFIQVILGVLIVTFSLVAATITPSAKIRHSCPSWAGFSLALSGLVGIVSWKRPLTLVITFFTLLSVLGVMLSLAGSILSCQNAQLVKSLEACERERDSCVCCQAHSEPLPASCSQQSEMLTMFPNPDCWSIRVALKDLLFSVCGLTIFSTIICTLSAVVCCIQILSLDIVHVLVPQRSSSVTLECTSPPNTFLQSMMDFEEFVPPVPPPPYYPPEYTCSSETDAQSITYNGSMDSPVPLYPTDFPPSYETVMGLRGDSQLTDGSHACTCDRVPSIVLSGEVSMDSGSLIMSEIMDIPGDSSPSEDSCLLELQGSMRSVDYVLFRSIQRSRADYCLSVDCVQCSHHARSPTLGLQGPFEEVPQPRVRGERSYSCSTAEPSHNGILVGGAVTHSCNRLEGLARCVGPCFPEVRLKEKGSLQGRGGGCPTGPGAGRLCHPRRNSETSCPSSPAPGLSQRLLMRSHSDPGVLTAGDAADFREVIYTKALDDTMSNSSADAGLCSEACLLRRSHCDSPLLLRAGSAGKSKLLPSKKVTQQLSKTTTRSLGDLKVCRGTRGLVARFLQRPKRSPAAGVEVPGHSSQGHKQVPWSAWPGAERSHEGIHLQSCGDLSSTSSLRRLLSARRLERSRPRSLSGTCKESVL
- the ENTREP3 gene encoding protein ENTREP3 isoform X3, producing the protein MPSPSDSSRSLTGRTSRSLTHLRVRRTWLQILLVLGFIQVILGVLIVTFSLVAATITPSAKIRHSCPSWAGFSLALSGLVGIVSWKRPLTLVITFFTLLSVLGVMLSLAGSILSCQNAQLVKSLEACERERDSCVCCQAHSEPLPASCSQQSEMLTMFPNPDCWSIRVALKDLLFSVCGLTIFSTIICTLSAVVCCIQILSLDIVHVLVPQRSSSVTLECTSPPNTFLQSMMDFEEFVPPVPPPPYYPPEYTCSSETDAQSITYNGSMDSPVPLYPTDFPPSYETVMGLRGDSQATLFDSQLTDGSHACTCDRVPSIVLSGEVSMDSGSLIMSEIMDIPGDSSPSEDSCLLELQGSMRSVDYVLFRSIQRSRADYCLSVDCVQCSHHARSPTLGLQGPFEEVPQPRVRGERSYSCSTAEPSHNGILVGGAVTHSCNRLEGLARCVGPCFPEVRLKEKGSLQGRGGGCPTGPGAGRLCHPRRNSETSCPSSPAPGLSQRLLMRSHSDPGVLTAGDAADFREVIYTKALDDTMSNSSADAGLCSEACLLRRSHCDSPLLLRAGSAGKSKLLPSKKVTQQLSKTTTRSLGDLKVCRGTRGLVARFLQRPKRSPAAGVEVPGHSSQGHKQVPWSAWPGAERSHEGIHLQSCGDLSSTSSLRRLLSARRLERSRPRSLSGTCKESVL
- the ENTREP3 gene encoding protein ENTREP3 isoform X1; the encoded protein is MPSPSDSSRSLTGRTSRSLTHLRVRRTWLQILLVLGFIQVILGVLIVTFSLVAATITPSAKIRHSCPSWAGFSLALSGLVGIVSWKRPLTLVITFFTLLSVLGVMLSLAGSILSCQNAQLVKSLEACERERDSCVCCQAHSEPLPASCSQQSEMLTMFPNPDCWSIRVALKDLLFSVCGLTIFSTIICTLSAVVCCIQILSLDIVHVLVPQRSSSVTLECTSPPNTFLQSMMDFEEFVPPVPPPPYYPPEYTCSSETDAQSITYNGSMDSPVPLYPTDFPPSYETVMGLRGDSQATLFDSQLTDGSHACTCDRVPSIVLSGEVSMDSGSLIMSEIMDIPGDSSPSEDSCLLELQGSMRSVDYVLFRSIQRSRADYCLSVDCVQCSHHARSPTLGLQGPFEEVPQPRVRGERSYSCSTAEPSHNGILVGGAVTHSCNRLEGLARCVGPCFPEVRLKEKGSLQGRGGGCPTGPGAGRLCHPRRNSETSCPSSPAPGLSQRLLMRSHSDPGVLTAGDADFREVIYTKALDDTMSNSSADAGLCSEACLLRRSHCDSPLLLRAGSAGKSKLLPSKKVTQQLSKTTTRSLGDLKVCRGTRGLVARFLQRPKRSPAAGVEVPGHSSQGHKQVPWSAWPGAERSHEGIHLQSCGDLSSTSSLRRLLSARRLERSRPRSLSGTCKESVL